Part of the Hevea brasiliensis isolate MT/VB/25A 57/8 chromosome 16, ASM3005281v1, whole genome shotgun sequence genome is shown below.
AATAGTGGctttaaattttggaaaaatagAAGAAACATCAGACTTGGCCTTTAATGGATATAACCACACATATTTAATGAAATGATCAATAAAAATTAGGTAGTTTTTGTAACCATTGACATCAGAAAGAGGAGCAGATCCCCACACATCgaaataaataaattccaaagggaattttgattttattgaagactGACCAAAAGATAGTttgtgcattttattgcatttacaAGAACTGCAAACAAAATTGGATGACCTAGAAGGAACAAACACtttaaaaatttcaaaacttGATGGACAATAGGGGACGATGGATGACCAAGCTGACAGTGCCAAAGAGAGAAATTAGACAATTTTGTAGAGAGTGCAAGAGAACCTTTATTTGAGGAGAAAGAACAATGCTGAAGAGGCCACTCATAAACTCCATCCTTAGGCTTTCCCGTTACTAGAGGTGCTCCCGTGCTGAAATCCTTCACAACAATAGAACATGGTGAGAATTCAACTGAAACATTATTGGTAGAGCATAATCGATAAACAGAAATAAGGTTCTTTTGCATGTTAAGAACACATAAAACATGTGATAAATGTAGAGGTCTATGAGAAGAGGGTAAGGATGTGGAGCCAGAGTGAGTCACTCTTAAACTTGTACCATCACCAAGCATTATATATTCGGCTCCATCATATTCTGAGTGAAGGGATAAATTTTGTAGATCATTGGTCACATGATGGGATGCACCAGAGTCAATTGTGTTATTGGTAGAAACAAAATTTGCCTGAGGAACATTGGTAGATGAGGAAGATGGTTGATTCCCAAGCCAAGGAAAGATTGCTTGAAGTTTATGAAATTGCTTTACAACATGACCAGGCTTGTCACAGAGTTGACAAACAACCCGATTTATATTCTGTCTATTGTTGGAACGTTGATTTCCAGACTGATGTGCATGATTAGAACCAGTAGATTGACCTTGGCCATTGGAAGGTCGTGGATTTTTGTTGGTGCGAGTAGCAAAGGAATTATTGGCACAAGTCACTGCATTGACGGTGACTGAATTAGAAACTGAGATGGATTTGCATTGTAAGTATGCTTCATAATCCACTAGCTTTTCGTAGAGTTCGTCAAATGAGACCGAAGTATCTCATGTACGAAGAGCATCTGCAATACCATTGTACTCGGAAGGCAAGCCATGGAGCACGTGAAGAGTGATATCATCCATGGTTAAGGTACACCCTACGGAGTTTAAGGTGGTGACCATGGATTGAGTTCCTTTTTGTGCATTGGCAAGAGATTCCTTTAAGCCAAGTAAACGAGCACGGGATGGCCTTGCATATAAATTATACAATGTTTGCCACACTGCATATGTGGTGTCTGATGCTAATACCTGTTGAACAATATCAGATGATTGTCTCGGTGAAGGTGGCAGAAATGGTGGAGGTGTTTGGATTGGATGATGGAGGTTGAGAAGGGGTGATGTTGGCCATGGCTtggggaaagaaaaaaaaaattgatcgtGCCGTTTGGCtagtgctctgataccataacAATACTTGAAAAAAGATTATTATTCATACTTTCATTGAAAAGAATAATTGCAATTTATATAGGAGAAGAATCCTATATAAGGCAAACCTGAATAATATGAAAATACAAACAGAAAGGAAAGAAGCTAATTACAGGGATATGATAGCAAACAATTCTAATTAGGAATATCTTCTTAATAGGAAATACTTGCAAAAGGGAAATATGTTAATTACAGGGATATGACAGAAGATCTCCTTAATAAGAGTAAGGattggtttaactgttgaatacaacgaATAACTATAACTGTTAGCTAATAGTTGATAGTCGATGATTGCTGATTTATATTGAagtatttggtaaaattatatttagcagttgctgttaatatgtaaaataactaataagaatatatatcatataatttattttattattgaaataaatataatattataaatttattatgttatattatttattttattattaaattaaataaataattattgatttaatatattatatcatttattgtattattaaattaaataaataattattgatttaatatattatatcatttattgtattattaaaataaatatataattattgatttattatattatatcatttattttattattaaaataaaaataattaaattatttaaaaaataattaaataactttaaaaatatagttataaaataataaagtaattattattgttgataaaaaAAACTTATGATTAATTTCAAGTTCTTAAATATAAAAAACGTACTtttacataaatattttatattttatattattaataaaaatattttaataaaattataatgtgctaattaagattttaaaattataaataaaaaagataaaagcattaataatattaatttttgagttaaatgaaaaagaagaatatggtctaaataaaaaataaaataaaattagttatcagcttagtgagaatagctctaaaaatagagttaatataaattaaagttgATGGGTATCATTTCAGTTACTCATCGTTTTGCTTTTTTAAATTTGCTAAACACTATATCAACTATTAATTATACCGAATAGATGAACTAAACACCCCTAAGGGTTTGAGGATGCTAAGACGAGATAGAATTTAAGGATTTCTGGAGTTTGAGTATGTAATGTTGTTTTGAGCTCTATGACCTGTTCAGTTAACAGTTTCTATTGATGGTGTGGGCTGAGCCTAACTAGGACccaatataatcaaaataaaaaatattttattattttttatttttaatttttatttcaaaagtcattgaattaaaataaattataaaaatggtttcaaaaggaaagaataaaaataagaaacagaacatgaaatgaatgattaatTGACTAATCGACCTCAAAAGCGAGGAAATCGAAGTCATATCGCAGTGCAATGCGGGGTTCATTAATGTTAAGCATTAGAGCACCGGACTTATGAaagttcttcttttctttccttaagATAGAAGAtttcatttatataattaaaatataaatgacATAAAATCTAACATCTATattcataaaaaaatttgaataaatagaGAGACATCCTTACTAAAGATATagggaataaaataaatgaatttttattttttatttacctTTGCATACATAAATATTGTATACGAATTAGAAATACTTTGATTTCCAAGTAGATGAATCTAAAGGTTTTCTACCATTTGTTGACACTCTCAACTtaatatttatttgaaaatttttattgtCCATAAAGTAGATTGAGACAAggatctttaaaaaaaaaattaaggataaCTCTTTTAGAAATCCTTTCAAGATAATGAAAACAAAAGTTATAGATGGCCATGTCTATCAAAAGGAAGAGAACATTATATAAATTCATGAAAAACTCTATGAATTTAGAAAAACTATCTTTATTAAACAATAAAATGGTTGTAATTCAAAGAAAGATAGGAGCAAAGAGCTACTGTTAGTCAAAGAAAAGATGGAAACAATCCTTAAGACAATTGTGCAAAGAAAGTTTTAGAACACGTGCAGAGGAAATTAAAGGTGCAAAGAGAGCTGTAGATATACGTACAAAGGAAGTTAAAGGTTCTCCTATGTCCCTTGAATTAAACCTCCAGTAAGCAGTATTAAATATGTTGTATTTCTACGAATGATGATTGAAATATCATGTTCCTATACATAAAAGTTGCAAAAATTGCAATAGCCCTTCTTTCTCTTATTTTAAGAGAgaaatttttctttgaaaaaaaGTCCCTATTCTCTTAGGCTTTCGCCCTTCTTCCTCTTGAGCAACGGTTCCCTGTCCCTTTTGGGTAGGGGCAGCCCTTCTTCCCCGACTCGGTTATGGGTTACTCTCCCCCACCTCTGAGTAGGCTATAGATAGGTCTTTTGTCCTTGGTTATTTTTGGCAGATATAAGCTTTATTTAGAAGAGAGCCTTGTTTAATCTGCCTTCTTGTGTTCAAGGTGTTATGTTTCTTGTTTGCATGTGCTCTTGATAATTACAGGTACACGAGGAAGATTGCAGATTGTTACTTTGAGTTTCATTGCAAAAGAGAGACGGGAGGGCTTTTGATGGACAACTCGTTGGGCTCCAATCTGAGAAGGATGACTTGAAAGGCATGAGTGGAATGCCGAATAGACCCACAACTACCTTTCTCAACTAGGATTTGCTGTGACATATGGCTCCCTTGTTTATTTTGACCTAAGGCTCTTGAGTTTCAGTGGGTGACAAAACTTGGTTCTTTTTAGTTTTACGTTTCGCTAGTTGTTTTTGAGGTCATTTGCAACTATTAGGTGATTGTTCTTGGAAGCCATCGTGCTTTGTTGCCTTAGACATTAGTTGGTTTTTGCTTTTCCCAAGGCTTTGTTTGATGGTGGTGGTGCATGCAACCTTGGATGGCATGATGCTCCTGCTAGTTCTCTCTTTGGGTCTATATAGGGCTCCTTTAGTAGTGGGTCGATTCTTTGTTTATGGGTTGTAAGCTGTTTGGTTTAGGGCCTTTTTTTTTGTTAGACCTTGGGATTGTATAATCTTGAGGCTTGGGTCTTCTTTAATTTGTAATGGGCCTCAGGCCTTTTGAATCTAAAATATAATTgccctttgaaaaaaaaaatatataatgtttcttttttttttttctttttttatagaaGGATAGAGGCGTTTCATTGATAAAGAAGGCCTTCAAGCCATTACGAGAAAAAActcatgccaaaaaaaaaaaaaaggtaaaaggaCCTAACCCATTACAACAAAAGGCCTAATCCATAACCAAGAAACCCTAACATAGTTGAGTCCAACCTGTAACCAATCCGGTAGCAACAAGCTCCTTCCATCGCTTGTGAGAGAGCAAAGGGCGAGACGTCCCAGACCTTAACACCACCGACCAAACCAGCACTAGGGGGAAGATTGCAATGCATTGAAGCACCATGGGGAACATTGACAACAAGATCGCCTGAAAAAAATCCCAGCCAACAACAAcccaaaggaaagaaagagaagttaggGATCCAAAGATAAACAGAGGCACAATTTGCCATTAAGCCCTAGAAACATACTAAAGAAGTGTTACAACGAGAATTGGTAAACCATTCTAGTGAAGAACATTAGGCAACGATGACCTTGATTGTCGGTGACCCACTCGCATCTTACCTTTAAATCCAACCCTCGAACGTTAGCCTAAACTCCCACACCTCTAATCAGACACAGTGTGCTCCCATATTCCCCATAACCATCCAGAAAACGCACATACCCAGAAATCAAGGCCACTCAGGCCACAACTAGTATTCACACCAAGGAAGCTTTAGACTTGCAAAAATCCAAAAGGACTATTTACAACCACACGAATAAGGGGAGGAGCAAAACCCACTGTTGGGCAAAGGAGAGTAAGGCACCCTTATCCTTAAAGGGCAAAGGAGGCCACAATTCGGCAAGACAAAGGGGATGGAACCCTAAAACAGGAAAAAGAACGAAGTCAGTAAAAAGAAAACGAAGGGGAATTTAGTACACTAGTGTTCCTTGTCGAACCTACAACTACATATGACAAGCACACCTTCTGACGTACCATCATATTAAATATAAAgagatttttgaatttttttttttatttgtctcTCACTAAATTGTGAGAATTTATAATTTTGAACATAATTCCTAATAAACAAACTGGAACCCTTTATAGAAATTTTTGAACATTAAATCTCACGCTACATTACTAAAAAAATCACCCCATCCAAGTGATCAACGATTTTGTTTATATTCTAAACTTATTATAATtactcaattttcaaaattttatttatacattcatttcatttttatttaaataaatttattattaattaaatttgagaATATTTACGTCTAAAGCACTTCAGTGAAATAAAATATTGATGGTAATTAATGaagactattttttttttttacaaaattaatcTATTGAATCGGATAAAATTGTAGACATGTTACCTATTTAAAAAGTTTATTTATATAGTTGAACAATTGGGTGTAGACTTAATCCATATGCTCAATCACTTAAAAATTTCAAGGATAAACTGTTATAAAATTTGTACATAACTAttaaaataagattaaaaataatttagatataattaaaaaatatttaatttaatttataagtcaaatttatttataaataaattattatttaattaggttataaattcaaaaaattatttaaaataaattaaaaattacaaataaaatattatttatttattacttatttatttattttaaaattattatttaattaaataaaatattatattttaataactcttaaaaatattaataatatttttattttaataactacaacactcaattatatattttttataataattttaataaattaaacacttaaattatttaaaattaaattttaaataatttattaagtaattaattataaatttaaaaataaaattaaaaataaaattaaatagtcaaataaaaataaaaatttaatgaataagttggaatttattgataaaaataaataaaatacggtGATAAAAAATAGCTGTGATGTCTGCATTTCACCGTGAGCAAGCAACAACTTTCTCGAACGCAAAGTCGTGCGATTCCCACGCCGTCACCTACCCCAAATTTGCCACATAATCACAGGCACCCGCCAAAGCACCAAACTTTCTTTCCCACGCTTTGGACTCTTTCTGGTTTCCATagctctctctctgtctctctctgtctctctctctctctcctctgtagcttttttttttttcttgcactTCAAGGCTTTTTTTGGTACTCTGCAATGGAGGCGAAGCTAATGAAAGCTTCCTCGCCAGTATTTCCACCTCCTCATACATCCAGATTTTTTAGGACAAGTTGCTGCTTCGTTCCCAGAACCAGAAAAGATCCTTCTACGTTAACGCCGCTAAGCTTGGCAAAGAGACGCATTGTATCAATGCAAGCATTTGCGTCTTCAATTGGGTATGGGAATAACCTCTCTTTTGCCTTAAATTGTTAAATTTTTACGATTCCCCTTGCTACTCAATGGTTattctgtattttttttttctggtttTGAATATCCCTGTTGTGCCTCTTTTTTCTTTGTCCCTTTTTTACTTGTCTGTTTGAATGTTATTCCTGTTTCCTGAGATGGCTTTTTTAAGAGGTTTGAAGCTTTAAGGTGGGCTGTGGTCTAATTTCACAATTTGATATTGAATTGCTTGCTGTATGATATGAGATTATTCTTTATTCAATGGAAATTGTTTTGTTTGCTTGTTTTATGATGTATAATTGATATGAAAGGGACGGTTTTGGAATTTCAATTGTCAATGGTTAATGTTTTCCTTTGCTGTAGTATATGATgaactcttttttctttttcctttttaccCCCTtttatccccttgcttcaaacccCTCCCCCACCTTCCCAACATGGTATTGTTCTTTTGTATTGGCACGATTGTTTGTGATACACCCTCGTGATTTTGtcttatttcatttattttatgtgAATAACGCAAATTGGAAATTTTGCGTATTCTTGGACCCTCACAAACTTGGCTTTTAAGCTGAGTGGTTTAATGACAGCAACTGAGCCGGCCTAATCAAAAGGTATAAAATTTAAATCTCGGGTGcccttcttattaattaaatttcaacGCAAGTGGTGCGCATGCAATTGTACACACTACACACTTTAAGCCCAACAGGTTTGGCGTGAGAGATAGGCATATTAGAGATGACACCGACCTTACAAGCTTTAACTTTTGGGTTGATTGGTTTCTTGGCACCTGCAAAGTACATATGGTGGTGGATTTGAAGTACTTTATGAACATTTGTCAATAGAAGAACTCTAATCTCATAAATCATAATCAACCAATCAAGTGTACATATATTTGTTGGCTGAAGATATTTAATCCGATATAGAAAATCATTTGATTTTGATGTTtacatttatattaaaatttgtcTTATATCATGCTTATATATGTACTGTGGTTATTTGCTTTCCTGCAACAAATTGTGCATACACATAGAAAAGCATGCTTAAGGGGTAAATTGTGCTCATTTACTTTCACCTTAAATGTGTATAAAGTGATCACTGATCACTAAGTACCTTCTCAATAACTAACTTTTTGCTAGCGATACAAGTTTGTTCCACTTTTGTCCTTGTTCTAAATATTtggattgaatttttttttcttattgtttGGAGCTCTAGTCTTTTCTAGAACTGCTTAATTGTTCTGAAAGTTTAGATCTTTACTTGGTTTGAAATATTTCTGAAGCTCAAGTTGTTTGTGTTTTGAAATTGATTTCATTGCATTCTCTTGGAAGTTTTTTGACAAGTTGACTCCTAATTGGCCATAAGCCTCCAAGTTATGAAAGTATTCTTTCTTCTATGTAGGTTGGAAAAGAAGAAAAGGGTCGATGAGAGTGACAATTTGACCCTTGAAAATATTAGACGTTCATTGATTCGACAAGAGGATAGCATAATATATAGCCTTTTGGAGAGATCCCAATACTGTTATAATGCAGATACCTATGACCCAAATGCTTTTGCCATGGATGGCTTCCATGGCTCTTTAGTAGATTTCATACTCAAAGAGACTGAAAAACTTCACGCGCAGGTATATGCTTATGCTTCTTAACTTCCTAGATAAAGAATATATCATGTTGATGCTGTCTTGCTGATTTTCTTAAATTGTAACTGCACTTTAGGTTGGCAGATACAAGAGCCCTGATGAGCACCCTTTCTTCCCTGACTTGCCAGAGCCATTGTTGCCACCTCTGCAGTACCCACAGGTGCAAAATTAGATGCTATAAAACGTTGAATGTAGTTTTTGTTCAAGGTTGCAATCTCTTAGTTCATGGACCTATATCCATGCTGCTACATTCAAAATAGTGTGTGATATTTAGGTAAGTTCTTTTAATCTAGAAGTAGCTACAAGTTACTGTCGTTGACAGTATTTAGAAAACTAATACTTTAGCTGACATTACCAAGTTTTCAGCACAAAGAACTCAGGGAGTACATTTCCTTAATTTGCACCTAATTATTTGAGCATATTAGGGGCAATTGCTTGGTTTTGCTTGTGATATGACTCCCAATGAATGCAATGTAGTTTTTAAATAGTATGACTATGATCAGATCAACTTTTTTAACAATGATTTGCTGATAGTATAAAATGCATTGGCCTATTGATTTTAATAAAATGACGGTTCATTCATGAATGTGGTTATCCATGGTTGTGAAAACCAGACCGGACCAACTAGTCGAACTAGTTTAATTGGGAACCAGACTAATGACTTGTCCAGTtatctaaagaaaaaaaaaaaaaaaaaaaaaaaaaaaaactactctgATTTTCTGAATATTGGGGTTGACCTGGTTAGCCCAGCTGGGTTGAAACTAGGCGGATCATCttactaaaaaaatatatatttaatgctCGTGAAGTCTGGGCCTGAAGGATGCATTTTGAAGGTTATTGCCATTTACATTATATCACAAACTTGGCATATttttctttatacacatatacacacacatatctattaaattactttataaaatttatcaaaattattttttctattaaCTTAAATTATACTGTATCAATATaccgaccccaataaatttttaggataaaagtttagttgagttgagtatactgtatcaatataaaataattaataactattaaCACGTGACAGTTGTAAAGGAAAATGAAGGTTTATCCATTTCATCAACTTGTCACTTGAATAATTAATGGtgctaataatttattttagtaGTTGTTAActtcatttatttaattattttctattttataatcttttataacataaaaaatatattaaattttctctatttatttttctacaaaattttaatatatgaaaatttatttttttattgatataaataaatttatcattatgaaaattttatttgaagtattatttattataaaatattacatattaaaatttaattatttataaaatattaaactaCTAATTATAATTATACACTATTATTGTTTTAAGATATTGTTAattttgtaatatataattaatatttatttaatagtaTACTGGTTAAACTCTTGTTCGactcttaaaattttaaaatcttaactcTCTGTCTTCACCAGTTTGAAAACCTTGGGTTTAGCCACATTTTTCCCTCTTTGATTTTGTTTGTTTCTCAACAAACAGGTGTTACATCCCATTGCTGATTCAATTAATGTAAATAAGAAAGTATGGGACATGTATTTCAGAGATCTTCTCCCACgattggtcaaggatggaaatgATGGCAATACTGGATCGGCTGCTGTTTGTGACACAATCTGCCTGCAGGTaattcattttaactaatgacatTGTGACCAATATTGATTAGTTTGAACACCATCAGTGGTAATGTTCTGTGATAATCACAAACTTGGGCGAATTGTTTTGTGCTTATGATATATGAGATTTCAAGTTTGTGCAAATCAAGTCCTTgatggtctctctctctctctctctctcatgcttTTGATCATTTGTGTACTGCATATAATGTCCATGGAAGATCATGATGGTAGTGAAACATGTTGTGTCACAGCTTGCTGTTTCCAGGAGGGAAAAAATCGTATGTTTTATGTGTGTGTCTATGTCTCTCTTTGTGTATACACGTATATATGCTTGTGTTTTTTGTATGTACATTAAAgttcataaaattattttgagCAGGGTTCATGTTTTTTTAACTGCAATTTCATTTGACTTCTCATAATGACCACAAATGAATCATAGATTCCTACTGGTAAAGTAGGTATATCCTTGTAGTTTATTCAATTCCCTACAGTTAAGGGAAATAAGAGGGTTACCGTTTACTTCCATGAGTTTTGACTCTTGAACTCAAATCGTTGTTTTTCTGTTTCTGTGTAATGTGAAATGCACCTTCTTTTCTCATGGAGCTGTATTCTTAAGAATCTATAATTGCAAATAGGCAATGGTTATTTACATGGTGCAAATGATAAGCAGCTAGTGTGGCAAGACAACTGCTAGTTAGATCATTCAATTTGGATCTCTCTGAGCATATTGGCATCACCATCTATCTCTCACATGTCGTTTGTGGTAGGGTTAGACTTTGCTTGTGATTCACTGGTACGAAGTCTATGACAGAACTCCCAGGAAGGGtggaaaaaggaaaatgaaaaaataGGCGTTTTTCATGTCCTCGTTTGGCAGTTTGTTGAAAGGGCAAGACGTACctgttttcttttcttcttcttcctttttttttttttttggtatgagACTGTCTTCTTCAGGTTCATGCAGCATAATTTTACCTTCAGAGGCTTTATTGTGTATATAAAGTATAATGATCATCTGCCATTGATATAGAACTCTAGGTTTTTACACAAAATATTTTAGTTAAACTAAAAACCAAATATGCCAATAATGGTTACATCTGTATATAAAGAAATAGAGCAGAAATTATTACcctactcaaatattgataaaatttcttatttaactCTCCCAGTCCAAGAGTAGTAGAATGTCTAAAATAAGAACAAAAGTTGTGTTTAGGTCTTTCTCAAGATGGGCTTAGATCATATGATTAAGACACTTGCTTTACCAGTGGGTATACCGCATCAGCTATGCTCTTGGCATTGCATCTGTTAAATAATTTATCTCCAAAAGGAAACCATCTCAAATTTGTACTTGTATTCCCTATAATTTTTCTAGAGCCGTTTGTGGTGTTTTCCTATAGGTCCCTGGCATGGCTTAATATGGCCTCATTTAAGTGCATACAGATTGTTGTTGCATTTTTGTTCTCTGCATGGTACATATGCATATGATTTGAATTTGTTGTGCTGTTATGTAAATTCCAAAGCCTGTTCATTAAGTATGGTATTGTACTGCTGCAATTCATTTAGTTGCTAAATTTAAAGCAGCATGTGCACTTAAGCAACAAGGTCTCTTTTAAGTCTTGGCACAAGGTGCGAGGTGAAGGTGCTTGTGTCAGTGAAGATAAGTCTAAGATACTTTATATAAGTAATATTTATAGAACATCATAGGAAGAAGCTAAAATAATCATAATAGTGAGAGAGCATTATTGGGTTAGAACTGCCCTGGCTATCTTGCTCTTTTTCCTTTTAAATTTCGTATTTGCCTCACACCCTCACCTCAAGTTTTCGAAAGTTAACGACATGAACTGAATAAttaaaactctctctctctctctctctctctcttaagtgGCATGCTTGCATCAATTCATGGATCGGTAATACAATTCATATTGATGAATGCTTCTGCATTGTTGTGATCGCAGGCTCTCTCAAAAAGAATTCATTATGGAAAATTTGTAGCCGAAGCCAAATTTCAGGCCTCACCAGATGCATATGAAGCTGCCATTAAAGCACAGGTATGCCCAACACCTGTTGGGAGTACTGTAAATATTCCCATGATTTGTGTTATGTGTTGTAGCATGCTCACCTCGATGGAGTTTCTAAAATTTGCAGGACGGAGATAGATTGATGGATTTGCTAACTTACAAGAAAGTTGAAGATTCAATCAAAAAGAGAGTGGTGATGAAAGCGTTAACTTTCGGGCAAGAGGTGACAATATATTGTGAGGAAGATGGAAGTGACCCGGTATACAAAATAGAACCAAGCTTGGTTGCCGATTTATATGGGGACTGGATCATGCCATTGACAAAGGAAGTTCAAGTTATGTATTTGTTGAGAAGGTTGGATTAAACTTTGCAACGGCTGTTTATGATTATACAGAGAATGTTTTTAGAATACCAGCTGGATGATGCTATGCTTGTAACTAGACATGCAAAAGATGACAGAGATGCGAGATTGCTCTGTAAAAATTATCAGACATGGATTTAGATGAATAAAATTTCAAGTATTAAATTATTTCAATCCCAATGGAATTGAAATTAAACCAAAATCAAAACTTTTCTAAATCAACCCCGTAGAGTCCAATTCAGAGCCCAATGGGCCATATCCTGAAACCGGAACATGACCGGCCTACTTGGTTGTTGGTAATGCTCACGCCATAATAGGATCCACAATTGAATCTTGATGCAGTGGGGTTGGGTTCCGTGCTCGTTATAACCTAGCAACAGAAAACCGAGTCCACAAGTTCCATGAAAGAAGAGCCTACCATGGAGTCATAGCAACGGTTCGATTTATAATCAAAATTGACTCGGTTAAATTTGAAATGAAGATTAATTCAATTCGGTGCTTTCCTCATCCTCCAATTCAAGACCATAATTGTCGTTTAAATCCGATTAAAAAATAAGTAGAAATTTGATATATAaaacatatttttaattaattataacttGTAATGTAATTAAGTCAATTCCATCAaactattaaaggaaaaaaattttttgattaattataattatatggaAACTTAACAGagaataaggaaaaaaaatattttgactCCTTAGATTATAATACAACTAAGAAATTTTGATCAATAATtaaagaatttttttatttataatttaaaaaataaaaagaaatcaatACAATTAATAtgtagaaaattaataaaattagaataaatattaattttgatataattgAAAAAAAGAATATAATTGACATAATCAGaggaaattaataataaaattgaaaaatgggTATTTGACCTAATTAATTATCAAaccaaatatttaaaaaaagaaacaGTATTTTCATGGAACACAAGCCAAGTGGACTGAACCCTTATTGTCTCGGTTGGACCAAGACCAACAATCGGTTCAGTTCAATTC
Proteins encoded:
- the LOC110666181 gene encoding chorismate mutase 1, chloroplastic, whose product is MEAKLMKASSPVFPPPHTSRFFRTSCCFVPRTRKDPSTLTPLSLAKRRIVSMQAFASSIGLEKKKRVDESDNLTLENIRRSLIRQEDSIIYSLLERSQYCYNADTYDPNAFAMDGFHGSLVDFILKETEKLHAQVGRYKSPDEHPFFPDLPEPLLPPLQYPQVLHPIADSINVNKKVWDMYFRDLLPRLVKDGNDGNTGSAAVCDTICLQALSKRIHYGKFVAEAKFQASPDAYEAAIKAQDGDRLMDLLTYKKVEDSIKKRVVMKALTFGQEVTIYCEEDGSDPVYKIEPSLVADLYGDWIMPLTKEVQVMYLLRRLD